One uncultured Gellertiella sp. genomic window carries:
- a CDS encoding prephenate dehydratase: protein MTLKTNRIAFQGDYGANSDMACRDMFPDMEPLPCQTFEDAFMAVENGDADLAMIPIENTIAGRVADIHHLLPESRLHIIGEYFMPIHFQLMVLPGVGKDELRTVHSHIHALGQCRKVIRVNGWKAVVAGDTAGAAKFVAETGDRSMAALAPRLAAGLYGLEILAENVEDTENNVTRFVVLSRDEKWADPAQDDGLIVTTFVFNVRNIPAALYKALGGFATNGINMTKLESYQLGGKFVATQFYADIEGHPSDTPVRQALEELRFFSEKVRILGVYRGHRMRGQLSAG, encoded by the coding sequence ATGACCCTGAAGACCAACCGCATCGCCTTCCAGGGCGACTATGGCGCCAATTCCGACATGGCCTGCCGGGACATGTTTCCCGACATGGAGCCGCTGCCCTGCCAGACCTTCGAGGATGCCTTCATGGCGGTCGAGAACGGTGATGCGGATCTGGCGATGATCCCGATTGAAAACACCATCGCCGGCCGGGTCGCCGACATTCATCATCTGCTGCCCGAATCGCGCCTGCACATCATCGGCGAATATTTCATGCCGATCCATTTCCAGCTGATGGTGCTGCCCGGCGTCGGCAAGGACGAGCTGCGCACGGTGCACAGCCATATCCACGCGCTCGGCCAGTGCCGCAAGGTAATCCGCGTCAACGGGTGGAAGGCGGTGGTTGCCGGCGATACCGCCGGAGCGGCGAAATTCGTGGCGGAGACCGGCGACCGCTCGATGGCAGCCCTGGCCCCGCGCCTTGCCGCCGGTCTCTACGGGCTCGAAATCCTGGCCGAAAATGTCGAGGACACGGAAAACAACGTCACCCGCTTCGTGGTACTCTCGCGCGACGAGAAATGGGCAGATCCCGCGCAGGACGACGGCCTGATCGTCACCACCTTCGTCTTCAATGTCCGCAACATCCCTGCCGCGCTCTACAAGGCCCTCGGCGGCTTTGCCACCAATGGCATCAACATGACCAAGCTTGAGAGCTACCAGCTCGGCGGCAAGTTCGTGGCGACCCAGTTCTATGCCGATATCGAGGGCCATCCCTCCGACACGCCGGTACGCCAGGCACTGGAGGAGCTGCGGTTCTTTTCCGAAAAGGTGAGGATCCTCGGGGTCTACAGAGGACACCGGATGCGCGGCCAGCTGAGTGCGGGGTAA